One Leopardus geoffroyi isolate Oge1 chromosome C1, O.geoffroyi_Oge1_pat1.0, whole genome shotgun sequence DNA segment encodes these proteins:
- the TMEM185B gene encoding transmembrane protein 185B, which translates to MNPRGLFQDFNPSKFLIYACLLLFSVLLPLRLDGVIQWSYWAVFAPIWLWKLLVIAGASVGAGVWARNPRYRTEGEACVEFKAMLIAVAIHLLLLMFEVLVCDRVERGTHFWLLVFMPLFFVSPVSVAACVWGFRHDRSLELEILCSVNILQFIFIALRLDRIIHWPWLVVFVPLWILMSFLCLVVLYYIVWSLLFLRSLDVVAEQRRTHVTMAISWITIVVPLLTFEVLLVHRLDGHNTFSYISIFVPLWLSLITLMATTFRRKGGNHWWFGIRRDFCQFLLEIFPFLREYGNISYDLHHEDSEEAEETSVPDAPKIAPMFGKKARVVITQSPGKYVPPPPKLNIDMPD; encoded by the coding sequence ATGAACCCTAGGGGCCTGTTCCAGGACTTCAACCCGAGTAAGTTCCTCATCTACGCCTGCCTGCTGCTCTTCTCCGTGCTGCTGCCCCTCCGCCTGGACGGCGTCATCCAGTGGAGCTACTGGGCGGTCTTCGCCCCCATATGGCTGTGGAAGCTCCTGGTCATCGCCGGCGCCTCAGTGGGCGCAGGCGTTTGGGCCCGCAACCCTCGATACCGCACGGAGGGGGAGGCCTGCGTGGAGTTCAAAGCCATGTTGATCGCCGTGGCTATCCACCTGCTGCTGCTCATGTTCGAAGTCCTGGTCTGCGACAGGGTGGAGAGGGGGACCCACTTCTGGCTGCTGGTCTTCATGCCACTTTTTTTCGTATCCCCAGTGTCCGTGGCCGCCTGCGTCTGGGGCTTCCGACACGATAGGTCCCTAGAGCTGGAGATCTTGTGCTCTGTCAACATCCTGCAGTTCATCTTCATCGCCCTAAGGCTGGACAGGATTATCCACTGGCCGTGGCTGGTGGTGTTCGTGCCCCTGTGGATTCTCATGTCGTTCCTCTGCCTAGTCGTCCTCTATTACATCGTCTGGTCCCTCCTGTTCCTTCGATCCTTGGATGTCGTTGCGGAACAGCGAAGGACACATGTGACTATGGCCATCAGCTGGATAACAATTGTCGTGCCCCTGCTCACTTTTGAGGTTCTGCTCGTTCACAGATTGGACGGCCACAATACATTCTCTTACATCTCCATATTTGTCCCCCTTTGGCTTTCATTAATAACTTTAATGGCCACGACGTTTAGGCGGAAGGGAGGCAACCATTGGTGGTTTGGGATTCGCAGAGATTTCTGTCAGTTTCTGCTtgaaattttcccatttctaagAGAATATGGGAACATTTCCTATGATCTACATCATGAAGATAGTGAAGAAGCTGAAGAAACATCAGTCCCAGATGCTCCTAAAATTGCTCCAATGTTTGGAAAGAAGGCCAGGGTAGTTATAACCCAGAGTCCTGGAAAGTATGTTCCCCCGCCTCCCAAGTTAAATATTGATATGCCAGATTAA